TCCGCCGAGGCCTCGCCTGCCAACACGCTCCGCGCCGTGGCGGAGCGCCTACGGGGAGTGAGCCATCCGAGAGCGGCCATGGCGTGAGCATAGCCAGTTTGTTCGGAGCTTCCGGAGCCGAGAGGTTCGAAGGGTGTGAACTCTCCGCGACCGGGCCGTTAAACAAGCGGATCCCGGCCCGGCGCCGACCGCGCGAGAATGGCCGACATGAGTCCCATCTTCCGCCGCAAGCCGGCCAAGGCTCCCGAGGACCGGCTCGTCACCCTTATCCGTAAGCCGGGATGCCATCTGTGTGATGACGCACAGATCGTCATCGAGCGGGTGTGCGGGGATCTGGGGGTCCCCTGGGAGCAGAAGGACATCTCCCAGGATCCCCAACTCCACGACCAGTACTGGGAACAGATCCCGGTCGTCCTGGTCGACGGGGACCAGCACACGTTCTGGCGCGTGGACGAGAAACGCTTGAGGACGGCACTGACCGAGTAGTCCAACTCGCTCGACCCTTCGCTTAGGATCGATGGCGACTTGGTCCTGGGGGCGGGATTGCTGAGGAGAGTGTGCTGTTTTGCCCCCGAGAGAGACGCGCGTGACCCCGGTCACGTTGGCCGGGCAAATCGGACACCATCTTTGTGCACGCGTTCACAAAGACATAGCCTGCTTTCGACGGGGCGGTCTGGGTACGTGTGACCGCCTGCAGCCCCGCTCTACCCGCAGGAGCACCGTGGCAACTGGCCGAA
Above is a window of Streptomyces sp. NBC_00490 DNA encoding:
- a CDS encoding glutaredoxin family protein, with translation MADMSPIFRRKPAKAPEDRLVTLIRKPGCHLCDDAQIVIERVCGDLGVPWEQKDISQDPQLHDQYWEQIPVVLVDGDQHTFWRVDEKRLRTALTE